Proteins encoded within one genomic window of Rhododendron vialii isolate Sample 1 chromosome 1a, ASM3025357v1:
- the LOC131319600 gene encoding uncharacterized protein LOC131319600 codes for MTPQFPILFLLSFSNFLCFSASETTIYEALKSHGLPMGLLPKGIQDYQLDNSGNFTVFLDRECNAKFENELHYDRNVSGTLSYGQIANLTGVSAQDLFLWFPVKGIRVDVPSSGLIYFDVGVVFKQFSVSLFETPRECLAVQPPEAVPKSHYGKLRYRRDPGDFGRGIL; via the exons ATGACTCCCCAATTCCCAATCCTatttcttctttcattttcGAATTTCCTATGTTTTTCGGCCTCCGAAACAACGATATACGAGGCCCTTAAATCCCACGGCCTGCCCATGGGGTTGCTCCCAAAAGGCATCCAGGACTACCAATTGGACAATTCAGGAAATTTCACGGTTTTCTTGGACAGAGAATGCAATGCCAAATTCGAGAACGAATTGCATTACGACCGGAACGTTTCGGGCACGCTGTCTTACGGTCAGATCGCCAATCTGACCGGGGTTTCGGCCCAGGATTTGTTCCTCTGGTTCCCCGTCAAGGGAATTCGGGTGGATGTGCCAAGCTCCGGGTTGATATATTTTGATGTGGGTGTTGTTTTTAAGCaattctctgtctctctgttTGAAACACCAAGGGAATGTTTGGCTGTGCAGCCCCCTGAAGCTGTCCCTAAG AGTCACTATGGCAAGCTAAGATATCGACGTGATCCGGGCGATTTCGGGAGGGGTATTTTATAG
- the LOC131319674 gene encoding putative lipid-transfer protein DIR1, giving the protein MEIIGRKLLAVVAAAAVIVAVFGGSEALELCNMNEDGLTACKPSVTTPNPVDPTPPCCEALSAANLTCLCGYRHSFVLPSLGIDPDLAMALPAKCNLTPPPNC; this is encoded by the coding sequence ATGGAGATCATTGGGAGAAAACTCTTGgcagtggtggcggcggcggcggtgatAGTTGCAGTGTTTGGAGGGTCAGAGGCATTGGAGTTGTGTAACATGAATGAGGATGGTTTGACAGCGTGCAAACCATCTGTGACCACGCCAAACCCGGTGGATCCAACGCCACCGTGTTGTGAGGCTCTGTCCGCGGCGAACTTGACGTGTCTATGCGGCTATAGGCACTCCTTTGTGTTGCCTTCTCTTGGAATAGATCCTGACCTAGCCATGGCACTCCCTGCCAAGTGCAACCTCACCCCTCCTCCCAATTGCTAG
- the LOC131319569 gene encoding protein FAR1-RELATED SEQUENCE 5-like isoform X1 — MESASNQAFDSDEDERCLSIESYCQNEFTDEEICKNMNLCVNEDEKILEQPIENFTSSDNGQEPQIGMEFNSREEAREFYVAYGRRTGFTVRIHHNRRSRINNTVIGQDFVCSKEGFREKKYVHRKDRVLPPPPITREGCPAMLRVALRDSLKWVVTKYVRDHNHSLMCPSKVPWRGSGKNMISEKKFLGFGSGKQMKYIEDEKDQRIRELTLELYNERQRCKRRCAAYQEQLQMVLKFVDEHSDHLSRSVQDMVQRIRELEDEDVDVSD; from the exons ATGGAGAGTGCATCTAATCAAGCTTTTGATTCAGATGAAGATGAGAGGTGCTTGTCAATTGAAAGCTACTGTCAGAACGAATTCACTGATGAAGAAATATGCAAAAATATGAATCTGTGTGTCAATGAAGATGAAAAGATATTAGAACaaccaattgaaaattttacctCCAGTGATAATGGCCAAGAACCTCAGATTGGTATGGAGTTCAATTCAAGAGAAGAAGCCAGAGAGTTTTACGTTGCTTATGGCAGGCGTACAGGCTTTACCGTACGAATTCATCATAATCGGCGTTCTCGAATCAATAATACGGTTATTGGTCAAGATTTTGTGTGTTCAAAAGAGGGCTTTCGTGAAAAGAAATATGTTCATCGGAAAGATAGGGTTCTTCCTCCACCACCTATCACCAGAGAAGGCTGTCCTGCAATGCTTAGGGTAGCTCTTAGGGATAGTTTGAAGTGGGTTGTTACCAAATATGTAAGGGATCACAATCACAGTTTAATGTGTCCTAGTAAAGTTCCATGGCGAGGATCCGGAAAAAATATGATCAGTGAG AAAAAATTCTTAGGTTTTGGTAGCGGAAAACAGATGAAATACATTGAG GATGAGAAGGATCAAAGAATTCGAGAGCTGACCCTTGAACTTTACAATGAGAGACAACGATGTAAACGCCGGTGTGCAGCTTACCAGGAGCAGTTGCAAATGGTGTTGAAATTTGTTGATGAACACTCCGATCACTTATCAAGAAGCGTTCAAGATATGGTCCAGCGAATCAGAGagcttgaagatgaagatgTAGATGTATCAGATTAG
- the LOC131319653 gene encoding uncharacterized protein LOC131319653 has product MICCQGMLCRSTAVLTYQFPLPEELSVRRMGQSLKLGLLSLRNEFKSGSNHSVPMITRMCNPTMLKCCRKKEQCMPARLDPCARDDGERMRCCMPAVKAVSILLNSVSLVAVLPELSWDR; this is encoded by the exons ATGATATGCTGTCAAGGCATGCTTTGTCGTTCTACGGCTGTGCTTACTTACCAATTTCCATTACCTGAGGAG CTGAGTGTTCGTAGAATGGGACAGTCGTTAAAGCTTGGGCTACTAAGTTTGAGAAATGAGTTCAAGTCTGGGAGCAACCACTCTGTGCCAATGATAACAAG AATGTGCAATCCAACAATGCTTAAGTGCTGCAGAAAGAAG GAACAATGTATGCCTGCTCGTTTGGATCCTTGTGCGAGAGATGATGGGGAAAGGATGCGCTGCTGCATGCCGGCCGTAAAAGCAGTGTCCATTCTATTGAACAGCGTATCTTTGGTTGCCGTTTTGCCTGAATTGTCTTGGGACAGATAA
- the LOC131319569 gene encoding protein FAR1-RELATED SEQUENCE 8-like isoform X2, with amino-acid sequence MESASNQAFDSDEDERCLSIESYCQNEFTDEEICKNMNLCVNEDEKILEQPIENFTSSDNGQEPQIGMEFNSREEAREFYVAYGRRTGFTVRIHHNRRSRINNTVIGQDFVCSKEGFREKKYVHRKDRVLPPPPITREGCPAMLRVALRDSLKWVVTKYVRDHNHSLMCPSKVPWRGSGKNMISEDEKDQRIRELTLELYNERQRCKRRCAAYQEQLQMVLKFVDEHSDHLSRSVQDMVQRIRELEDEDVDVSD; translated from the exons ATGGAGAGTGCATCTAATCAAGCTTTTGATTCAGATGAAGATGAGAGGTGCTTGTCAATTGAAAGCTACTGTCAGAACGAATTCACTGATGAAGAAATATGCAAAAATATGAATCTGTGTGTCAATGAAGATGAAAAGATATTAGAACaaccaattgaaaattttacctCCAGTGATAATGGCCAAGAACCTCAGATTGGTATGGAGTTCAATTCAAGAGAAGAAGCCAGAGAGTTTTACGTTGCTTATGGCAGGCGTACAGGCTTTACCGTACGAATTCATCATAATCGGCGTTCTCGAATCAATAATACGGTTATTGGTCAAGATTTTGTGTGTTCAAAAGAGGGCTTTCGTGAAAAGAAATATGTTCATCGGAAAGATAGGGTTCTTCCTCCACCACCTATCACCAGAGAAGGCTGTCCTGCAATGCTTAGGGTAGCTCTTAGGGATAGTTTGAAGTGGGTTGTTACCAAATATGTAAGGGATCACAATCACAGTTTAATGTGTCCTAGTAAAGTTCCATGGCGAGGATCCGGAAAAAATATGATCAGTGAG GATGAGAAGGATCAAAGAATTCGAGAGCTGACCCTTGAACTTTACAATGAGAGACAACGATGTAAACGCCGGTGTGCAGCTTACCAGGAGCAGTTGCAAATGGTGTTGAAATTTGTTGATGAACACTCCGATCACTTATCAAGAAGCGTTCAAGATATGGTCCAGCGAATCAGAGagcttgaagatgaagatgTAGATGTATCAGATTAG
- the LOC131319609 gene encoding uncharacterized protein At5g48480-like codes for MTQEDVQNGSAAAKTVTFSAVKPQLFVEAPKANDAVLFYKAAFGAEEVSRAVHPKRKAEQEIPLVLVAELKLGSSSILVSDLVDDSVKTVGSGFAMCLETEDVKAAVAKAVSAGAVSEGELAEGEGEELVGKLKDPYGFVWTVCSPTKKSVDVDVVEA; via the exons ATGACTCAGGAGGATGTTCAGAACGGCAGCGCAGCAGCAAAGACGGTGACGTTCTCGGCGGTGAAGCCGCAGCTGTTCGTCGAAGCGCCCAAGGCCAACGACGCCGTTCTCTTCTACAAGGCCGCTTTCGGAGCTGAGGAGGTGAGCCGTGCGGTTCACCCCAAGAGGAAGGCGGAGCAGGAGATTCCTCTCGTCCTCGTTGCTGAACTCAAGCTCGGTTCCTCCTCCATTCTCGTCTCTGACCTCGTTGATGACTC GGTGAAGACTGTGGGGTCTGGATTTGCGATGTGCTTGGAAACTGAGGATGTCAAAGCTGCTGTGGCGAAGGCTGTTAGCGCTGGCGCTGTCTCTGAGGGGGAACTCGCGGAGGGTGAAGGCGAGGAGCTCGTTGGGAAACTGAAGGATCCCTACGGGTTCGTGTGGACGGTTTGCTCTCCTACTAAGAAGAGTGTTGACGTGGATGTCGTGGAGGCTTAG
- the LOC131319593 gene encoding photosystem I reaction center subunit XI, chloroplastic, with product MAATASTMASAQQLRTSFAASITRGQVVPRGISGSPLKVFPSRRKSSFTIKAIQADKPTYQVVQPINGDPFIGSLETPVTSSPLIAWYLSNLPAYRTAVSPLLRGVEVGLAHGFFLVGPFVKTGPLRNTEVAGAAGSLAAAGLVVILSICLTIYGIASFKEGEPSIAPSLTLTGRKKEPDQLQTAEGWAKFTGGFFFGGISGVIWAYFLLYVINLPYFVK from the exons ATGGCAGCCACCGCTTCCACCATGGCCAGTGCTCAGCAGCTCAGAACCAGCTTTGCTGCATCCATAACTAGGGGACAAGTAGTCCCCAGGGGCATCTCTGGATCGCCATTGAAAGTTTTCCCCTCCAGGAGGAAGTCTTCCTTCACCATCAAAGCAATCCAGGCAGATAAG CCCACCTACCAAGTTGTCCAGCCCATCAATGGTGACCCATTCATCGGAAGCCTCGAGACTCCGGTCACATCGAGCCCGTTGATTGCTTGGTATCTCTCCAACCTCCCGGCCTACCGGACCGCCGTGAGCCCACTCCTCCGAGGGGTCGAGGTCGGCCTGGCCCACGGGTTCTTCCTCGTGGGCCCATTCGTCAAAACCGGCCCACTGAGGAACACAGAAGTTGCAGGGGCAGCTGGGTCTCTAGCAGCTGCAGGCCTTGTTGTGATCCTGAGCATCTGCTTAACCATATATGGGATTGCTTCATTCAAGGAAGGGGAGCCATCGATTGCACCTTCACTAACACTGACTGGGAGGAAGAAGGAGCCTGATCAGCTGCAGACTGCTGAGGGGTGGGCCAAGTTCACTGGTGGGTTCTTCTTTGGTGGGATTTCTGGTGTCATTTGGGCCTATTTCTTGCTCTATGTCATCAACCTTCCTTACTTTGTTAAGTAA
- the LOC131319615 gene encoding calmodulin-like protein 3, translated as MDSGEVRRVFQMFDQNGDGKITRKELSDSLENLGINIPDKELMQMIERIDVNGDGYVDIEEFGELYKTIMDERDEEEDMREAFNVFDQNGDGFITVEELRSVLQSLGLKQGRTTEDCKRMIKKVDVDGDGMVNYKEFRQMMKGGGFASLSSN; from the coding sequence ATGGATTCAGGGGAGGTGCGCCGAGTTTTCCAAATGTTTGACCAAAATGGGGACGGAAAGATAACCAGGAAGGAGCTTAGCGATTCGTTAGAGAACTTGGGTATAAACATACCGGACAAAGAGCTCATGCAAATGATCGAAAGGATCGATGTAAACGGAGACGGGTATGTGGATATTGAGGAGTTTGGCGAATTGTACAAGACGATAATGGACGAAAGGGATGAGGAGGAAGACATGAGGGAGGCGTTCAACGTGTTTGATCAAAACGGAGATGGGTTCATCACGGTGGAAGAGTTGAGATCGGTGTTGCAATCGCTAGGGTTGAAGCAAGGAAGAACCACAGAAGACTGCAAGAGGATGATAAAGAAGGTGGATGTGGATGGGGATGGAATGGTCAATTACAAGGAGTTCAGGCAGATGATGAAGGGTGGTGGGTTTGCCTCCCTAAGTTCAAATTGA